The following are encoded together in the Montipora capricornis isolate CH-2021 chromosome 5, ASM3666992v2, whole genome shotgun sequence genome:
- the LOC138048433 gene encoding uncharacterized protein, which produces MDIKSDNDPRLLNVDLARVEKWLTVNKLTLNASKTEFMLIGSRQRLSTFHNPPSLMIDGAPITHVTSTKSLGVHIDQTLSWNVHVENLCKKIASGIGALKRVRSFVPHETLRSIFMSLVQPHFDYCNSVWGCCGKTLPSKLQKLQNRAACILTYSNYDANADNLIKKLGWIKLDSQRTIHKALMVYKSLNDLTPDYLSYKFVDRSSVSNYSSRDTEGKLAIPQPHTHYRKNSFSYSGVVFWNSLPIELRQADSLSAFRAGCERLFSSG; this is translated from the coding sequence ATGGATATCAAATCTGATAACGATCCCAGACTGTTAAATGTGGATCTTGCTAGAGTTGAAAAATGGTTAACTGTTAACAAGCTTACCCTTAACGCatctaaaactgagtttatgttgATCGGATCGAGGCAGAGGCTAAGCACATTTCACAATCCTCCGTCACTTATGATTGACGGTGCACCTATAACTCATGTTACCTCTACGAAATCTCTTGGTGTTCATATTGACCAGACTCTATCCTGGAATGTTCATGTTGAGAATTTATGTAAGAAAATCGCGTCTGGTATCGGAGCTTTGAAGAGAGTGAGGTCTTTCGTTCCACACGAGACTCTCCGATCAATCTTCATGTCTTTAGTACAGCCTCACTTCGACTACTGTAACTCTGTCTGGGGATGCTGCGGCAAAACCCTACCCAGTAaacttcaaaaacttcaaaatcgcgCTGCGTGTATACTCACTTACTCGAATTATGATGCCAACGCTGATAACCTCATTAAAAAACTCGGAtggataaaacttgattctcaaCGAACAATCCATAAGGCTCTGATGGTTTATAAGTCGCTTAATGATCTTACTCCAGATTACCTTAGTTACAAATTTGTTGACCGTAGTAGCGTCTCCAATTACTCCTCAAGGGACACAGAGGGCAAACTAGCCATCCCACAGCCACACACACACTATAGGAAGAATAGCTTCAGTTACTCTGGAGTAGTTTTTTGGAATAGCTTACCAATCGAGTTGCGGCAGGCTGACTCCCTTAGCGCGTTCCGGGCTGGCTGTGAGCGTCTCTTTTCATCAGGTTAA